Genomic window (Gelria sp. Kuro-4):
TGGCTGGCGCCGGTGACCAAGGCCGGGTCTGCCAGGTAGGCCTCCAGCTCGCGCAGTGCCTTTACGTGCTCGGCCCAGGCAGTACGGGCGGCCAGGGCCTGCGCAAAAGCCCGGATCTCGACGATTTTAGAATAAACACCGACTGGGAATTCTCCCTTGTCTTCCACCGGTGATTCGGAAGCAAGAAAAGACTGCAGCTTGCTCCACCACGTATCGAGAGAAGCAGCTGCGCTCCGGGTAGCCTCCTGGACAGGTTCGAGAGTGCGCACAGAGGACAGCGCATACTGTACGCGCTGAAGAAGCGCTTCTTTATCGGCCAGTGCCTCCCCGGCAGGCACCTCCTCTGCCTTGAGACGATCGGTCTCGCTGGCGAGGTAGGCGCGGATGGGCGCCTCCAGGTCGTGCAGCATGTCCTGCACGGCTGCCAGGGCAGCAGCAGCGCGTTCCCTGGCCCGAGTCAGGAAGCTGGCTGCTTCCTCCAGCCGGCTTTGCGGTACGGGGCCTGCTGCAAGCATATCAAGAATTTCGTTGCATTGCTGACTCCATCTTGCTACCTTGCTTGCTAAGTCCCGTACAGATTCGTAGGCATCTTCGCAAAGGGTCGGGTAGGTGCTGAGAAGGCTCCTAAGACTCTGATGAACTTTCTGAAAAAACTCCCACGTTTTGTTAAAGTCATCGCGTCGGACCACACCAGCCAACTTACTTTGAAGGACGGTCTGAAACGACCTTTCGTAGTTCCAGCCGGGATCCTTCTTCATGTCGGGGTACTCATTGCGGGCAATGCGACGCACCTCGCCAAGCATTTCATTTAAGCGCTCAAACAACTCGTCCACCGGCATACCCAGGGCCCGCGCAAGAAACTCAGAGCGTTCTTCGGGTTTGCACTGGACAAAGCATTGGTAATCGGTCTGGCGCAAGCAAAAAGTAGCGAATGCGTCCGGCGTAAGAAGTGGCGGGGAGCTTAGCAAGCGGTGTTCCACGGTGGAACCAGGTTCGTCAGCGAGGACCATCTTTATTATTGCAGCAGGCTCTTTATTTGAAAGAAAGGACCTTACTGCTTCTTGATTCCTTACTTCCCTTACTTGGCCTGTGAGCCCCAGTTCCAGGACTTGAACGAGACTTGTTTTGCCGCTGCCATTGAGTCCGAATACGAGGTTCTTCTTTTTAAAGTGTAAGGCTCGTGGTGCATCGAACCGCCGAAAGTGCTGGAGGCCTTCGATTTCCTTTATGGTCGTTAGGCTGGCTCTGGGAGGCTTGACCTCTAAGCCTTTAACGGCATCGGCGAGCCGCTGCGCTATTTCTGTGACGATACGCCGTCGTATAGCCGGTGCCGGCTTCTCGTAAGACACAGGATCTGCAGAGTCCTCTGCTGGGGTCTCTTCTAAACATGCTTCAAGCTTTTCCAGGAGCTTCTGGCCATAAGCAGTCCGCAGCTGACTTGGGTCCCTCTGGGTGAGCTTTCGCGTAGTCAGTAATAGCGGTGCCAGGAAGCGACCAAGCGCCTGCAGGTCCCTGGCTTCATCTGCCGTAATCAAGCTTACACCAATGCGCAGCAGGGGAT
Coding sequences:
- a CDS encoding AAA family ATPase; amino-acid sequence: MQQPPADEKVRQALRQVRERIEAALTALDSSEKPNLVLQGGESPIRLVDRRRKLSVEAAYIVHSDAEGFLGVFCGFASSVSESAEEPAHQIGDRAKQVVHELDLMFGGGVTNNEARPWLVCLFAVVPGPKEEQAFTRALNGFVFEPYNPLLRIGVSLITADEARDLQALGRFLAPLLLTTRKLTQRDPSQLRTAYGQKLLEKLEACLEETPAEDSADPVSYEKPAPAIRRRIVTEIAQRLADAVKGLEVKPPRASLTTIKEIEGLQHFRRFDAPRALHFKKKNLVFGLNGSGKTSLVQVLELGLTGQVREVRNQEAVRSFLSNKEPAAIIKMVLADEPGSTVEHRLLSSPPLLTPDAFATFCLRQTDYQCFVQCKPEERSEFLARALGMPVDELFERLNEMLGEVRRIARNEYPDMKKDPGWNYERSFQTVLQSKLAGVVRRDDFNKTWEFFQKVHQSLRSLLSTYPTLCEDAYESVRDLASKVARWSQQCNEILDMLAAGPVPQSRLEEAASFLTRARERAAAALAAVQDMLHDLEAPIRAYLASETDRLKAEEVPAGEALADKEALLQRVQYALSSVRTLEPVQEATRSAAASLDTWWSKLQSFLASESPVEDKGEFPVGVYSKIVEIRAFAQALAARTAWAEHVKALRELEAYLADPALVTGASQLEQKRRDLATQVAQLQGAVRGSQGPDHQPRRNLAVALRAHGMEVPEALLNATSVRALQSYLTALSSLAAVLTTLWDQAAWEKVAGTILHFYDYPDVASHVRAGAYYYFTYLDVLEQEQKDMREAVSAWLKEVVEEELEKSFLEFLYLLTSFSWGFLYPTMTPDIDGKNRVSLGFSFHEKINASDILNQAEKSLAGLSWFLMAYLLAGREYSSVLILDDPFQHLDETNASSFMRALDLMDRVFNVGQIIVTLHERDIYDSLLRLWAVIPSRPAASAPFGTTTASIILRQNEFFTSDIQEFHLQTRYKSVSLDKMVELVPIQPASIMQLNVTF